AAAGCTTGACCAGGCAATTATGGATTTTAAAGATGCGATAATATTAAAACCTGATCATATCCCCTCATATATAGCTTTAGGAATTGCATATAGAGAAAAGGGGATGTTACAAGATGCTCTTGCGACTTTGAACAAGGCTCCTCACGTAATGATAATTTCCGGAAAAGAATTAGGCGGCTCCGAATTTGATTTGTATAACGCCATTGCAAGTATTTATTTGCTAATGGGAGATAAATCAAAGACAATCGAGTATGCGAAAAAAGCTATTGAAGCTCTAAATGATCCGGAAAGAAAAGAGCAACTAGCATTTGCCAAGGAATCAGGGGTAATTAGTGAAAAAGAAAATGACGATTCAAAGATGCTTGAAGTACTGAAGGGGCTCATTCTTGAGCTCGAGGGAGAATAAATGCAAACAGCACATCAATTCGGCCGAATATATCATGCCGGCTTGCCCGCCGAAGGCGGGTTCGATTCCGGCCCTGGGCAATAATAAAATTAGCATAAAGGGTAATTAAGGAGGGGATCAATTTTATTATAGGAATATTCTTAATGATTCTTTCATTGGTTCTGCTTTATGCCACTAAACATGCTTGGGCGAACGGCCCCTTGGATGCCCCGCTCAACCCAGTGCCATTGAGAATATTTTCACTTCTTTGTTTTGGGCTTTTGATATATGGAATATTTTTAACATTTTATTTTTATGGTTTAATTGGATTTATATTATTAATTATCATCTTTCTAGTTTATGGGTGGAGGCGGAGCTTAAATCCTGAAGGGTACGCAAAAGCCATTGCAGGTACACAAATACATTATTATAAACGGCTTAGAAAGAAATACCCGGACATGAATAAAGAAGAGATACTCCGGAAGGTTTTAAAATCAAGGCCGGGATACACAGATGAGCGCATTTCCAGCATTATTGAGGCATCTAAAAACCAAAAAGGCGTTGTTAATCTCAAACATATTCTATATTCATTAATTATCGGTGAGTATGAAGAAATTATTGGGGGAGATCCTGATCCATCAACTTGGACTAAACTTTCTAATGGTATAGATTCCGCGATCAAAGAAGATTTTTCACCATAACTACGGTTCGAGCCTGCCGGCAGGCAGATCCGGTTCTGGGCATTTTGTGGGGTAAGCGTAAGGGACTTAGCTGTCTGCTTTTGCCATTCGCATCTCATACGGCTTAAGATCGAATTTCATAGCTCTGGTTTCTTTCCCCGAATCGTTCGTCAAGAAACTGAAGCCGTTACGCTGATAAAAGGCTATTGTTTCCGGTTTGTTGTAGGCATCGGCCAGTAAAAAACGACAGCCGGTCTTGTTGTTGATAGAAAACCAATATTTAATGAAATCCAAGACCTGACTGCCCAGTTTTGCTCCTTGCTGAGGCATGCTGACAGCCAGACGACCGATCTTTACTGCCGGGATCTTGCCGTGACGTTTCTGGTTCGGGATGCGACGGTTAAGGTTGTTGGTGGCTTTTATTCCGTCATTTAAAACAGTGAAGTAGGCCAGGGCCTCTTTAGCTTTGATCGAACGAAAGAGATAGGTTA
Above is a window of Bacteroidales bacterium DNA encoding:
- a CDS encoding GNAT family N-acetyltransferase, giving the protein MLLDQAILERLSPVSATADFDCGNPDLNEFLIKDALHYQDQLLGVTYLFRSIKAKEALAYFTVLNDGIKATNNLNRRIPNQKRHGKIPAVKIGRLAVSMPQQGAKLGSQVLDFIKYWFSINNKTGCRFLLADAYNKPETIAFYQRNGFSFLTNDSGKETRAMKFDLKPYEMRMAKADS